A stretch of the Paenibacillus dendritiformis genome encodes the following:
- a CDS encoding amino acid ABC transporter ATP-binding protein yields the protein MIEIRDLHKSYGELSILNGLNMTIEQGEVVVVIGPSGSGKSTFLRCLNLLETPTAGDILFEGLKINDKKHDINATRTKMGMVFQSFNLFPHMSVMDNITLAPIKVKGKSKAQAEATAMELLKKVGLADKASAYPDQLSGGQKQRIAIARALAMEPHVMLFDEPTSALDPEMVGEVLEVMKSLARDGMTMVIVTHEMGFAREVGDRIVFMDGGHIVEQGPPQQLFAAPQHPRTQEFLGQVL from the coding sequence ATGATCGAAATTCGTGACCTGCATAAATCGTACGGAGAGCTGAGCATTTTGAATGGCTTGAACATGACGATCGAGCAAGGGGAAGTCGTCGTTGTGATCGGGCCGAGCGGCTCGGGCAAGAGCACCTTTCTCCGCTGTCTCAATTTGCTGGAGACGCCGACCGCGGGCGATATTCTGTTCGAAGGCCTAAAAATTAATGACAAAAAGCATGATATTAACGCAACGCGCACCAAAATGGGCATGGTATTTCAATCCTTCAATCTGTTCCCGCATATGTCGGTGATGGACAACATTACGCTGGCTCCCATTAAAGTGAAAGGGAAGAGCAAGGCGCAAGCAGAGGCGACCGCGATGGAGCTTTTGAAGAAGGTCGGATTGGCGGACAAGGCATCTGCTTACCCAGACCAGTTGTCCGGCGGACAGAAGCAGCGGATTGCCATTGCCCGGGCATTGGCGATGGAGCCGCATGTCATGCTCTTCGACGAGCCGACATCCGCCCTGGATCCCGAGATGGTCGGCGAAGTGCTGGAAGTAATGAAGTCGCTCGCCCGTGACGGGATGACGATGGTGATCGTAACGCATGAGATGGGGTTCGCTCGCGAGGTCGGAGATCGCATCGTGTTCATGGATGGGGGGCATATCGTCGAGCAGGGACCGCCGCAGCAATTGTTCGCTGCGCCGCAGCACCCCCGCACACAGGAATTCCTCGGACAGGTTCTTTAA
- a CDS encoding amino acid ABC transporter permease: MLDWLSMLWDYKWDYLSGAQITVLLSLVAVLAGFVLGVIIVLMRIGPFKPLNWFAVVYIELLRGTPLLVQLFIIHFGLAQFGIEFSKFTSGAIAVSINSSAYLAEIFRSGIQAVDRGQAEAARSLGMTKGMTMRYIILPQAFRTVIPAIGNEFVTIIKESSIVSLIGIMDIMFQTDIIRSKTYTAMGPLLGAAMMYLVLTIPLSKAIGLLERKLKKNDRNS; this comes from the coding sequence TTGTTGGACTGGCTCTCTATGCTATGGGATTATAAATGGGACTATTTATCCGGAGCCCAGATTACGGTGCTGCTCTCGCTGGTAGCGGTGCTCGCCGGCTTCGTGCTTGGCGTTATTATTGTGCTGATGAGGATTGGGCCATTCAAGCCGCTGAATTGGTTCGCAGTCGTCTATATCGAGCTGCTTCGCGGAACTCCGCTTCTGGTGCAATTGTTTATTATTCATTTCGGACTGGCTCAGTTCGGTATCGAGTTCAGCAAATTCACTTCCGGCGCGATCGCCGTCTCCATTAACAGCTCGGCTTATTTGGCGGAGATTTTCCGTTCGGGCATCCAGGCGGTGGATCGAGGGCAGGCCGAAGCGGCACGTTCGCTTGGCATGACCAAAGGCATGACGATGCGCTATATTATTTTGCCGCAGGCATTCCGTACAGTCATTCCGGCAATTGGGAACGAGTTCGTCACCATTATCAAGGAGAGCTCGATTGTCAGCCTGATCGGAATCATGGACATTATGTTCCAGACAGATATTATCCGCAGCAAGACGTATACGGCTATGGGACCCCTCCTTGGAGCAGCTATGATGTACCTCGTGCTGACGATTCCATTGTCTAAGGCAATCGGCCTTCTGGAAAGGAAGTTGAAAAAGAATGATCGAAATTCGTGA
- a CDS encoding transporter substrate-binding domain-containing protein: MKILAVCTLLMAILVGCGAKGDSYDHITSKKTLIVGVSADYPPFEFHKTINGKDEIVGFDIDLANEIAKDLGVELKVDDMKFESLIEALNSDKLDMVISGMDPTPERAKAVDFSDPYYLAEAGVIVRAADKDKYKTPEDLKGMKIGVQKGSTFENVISQIPEAQPELLAKVSDLVLALESNRIEAVIVEKPVAKAYAANRPELEMSDAVLQPASDGYVIGFRKGSPKMVEAANKTIARLKSEGKLDEFITKATQMAEEQ; this comes from the coding sequence ATGAAGATTCTAGCGGTATGTACGCTATTAATGGCCATCCTGGTTGGCTGCGGAGCCAAAGGAGATAGTTATGACCATATTACAAGCAAAAAGACGCTCATTGTCGGCGTCAGCGCCGATTATCCTCCATTTGAGTTCCACAAGACGATAAACGGCAAAGATGAAATTGTCGGGTTCGACATCGACTTGGCGAACGAGATTGCAAAGGATCTGGGCGTTGAACTAAAAGTCGATGATATGAAGTTCGAATCCTTAATTGAAGCGCTGAACTCGGACAAGCTGGACATGGTTATCTCCGGTATGGATCCAACCCCGGAGCGGGCCAAGGCGGTAGATTTCTCCGATCCGTACTACCTGGCTGAGGCTGGCGTGATCGTGCGTGCGGCCGACAAGGACAAGTACAAGACGCCGGAAGATTTGAAAGGGATGAAGATCGGGGTTCAGAAAGGATCGACTTTTGAGAATGTCATCTCCCAGATTCCGGAAGCACAGCCTGAATTGCTGGCCAAGGTAAGCGATCTGGTCTTGGCGCTGGAGTCGAACCGGATCGAGGCGGTCATCGTCGAGAAACCGGTCGCGAAGGCCTATGCCGCGAACCGTCCTGAACTGGAGATGTCGGATGCCGTGCTGCAGCCAGCGAGCGATGGCTATGTCATCGGCTTCCGCAAAGGCAGTCCAAAGATGGTCGAAGCCGCAAACAAGACAATTGCCCGCCTGAAATCGGAAGGGAAGCTGGACGAGTTCATTACGAAAGCGACCCAGATGGCGGAAGAGCAATAA
- a CDS encoding ATP-binding protein, with amino-acid sequence MLRTIHRQMMVRIIVTVIAALAVISFFSHQAVQSIIQRNMTENYLNQVKLAANEVDSALLHHKKSVETFSRFIRELYRLSDDVQADVRSATRLFAGSPNKFVNGYWFTAHSNYRSQGKHSIWYGYDKNGRPVEIKSGQHIDASSPVYASDPRFDYYHGAVKSGGTHITAPFIDPLTHQPMLSISTPVYDGEDQLLGVAGIDVHYNDLQQVGLRLSFHPESKTLLITRDGDLLYDPDKRHTIFANLYRDFDEDLIPIFEQVKKDITQTAETTSMTTYQDTNMIVFTVGLKEAEWIAMIMLPAAVIDSVLYRVAWVTFGTFTLVAVVVALLLHMWIRRLIHRPLRRLVDASSRLARGDYNVRVELDQHNEFRLLGEHMNRMTDSLHKQVQLEQEMKRMGALKVVGEMAAAISHEIRNPLTTVKGFLQLLRSKPEHAKEHVYFETMMEEIERANSIITEYLTLAQHKVAEFRKQSLNEVITHIYPLVQAAATTDCQEIRLELNPVPEFEMDEKEIRQLLHNLIRNGLEAMEANQTLTVRTWNDERAVHLEVEDEGPGFDSAVLQSAGTPFLTTKAGGTGLGLSICYRIVHRHRGSMEISSVPGKTLIHIRFPLIPEKPEPVQ; translated from the coding sequence ATGTTACGGACGATTCACCGGCAGATGATGGTCCGCATCATCGTGACCGTTATTGCCGCACTTGCTGTCATTTCATTTTTCTCCCACCAGGCGGTACAATCAATCATTCAGCGCAACATGACAGAGAATTATTTGAATCAGGTGAAGCTGGCTGCGAACGAGGTGGATTCGGCACTCCTTCATCACAAGAAATCGGTAGAAACATTTTCCCGTTTTATTCGCGAGCTATACCGGTTGTCGGATGATGTGCAGGCCGACGTCAGGAGCGCAACGAGGCTCTTTGCGGGCAGCCCTAACAAATTCGTCAACGGCTACTGGTTCACGGCGCACTCGAATTATCGCAGCCAGGGGAAGCATTCTATCTGGTACGGCTATGACAAAAATGGGAGGCCTGTCGAAATTAAGAGCGGACAGCATATCGATGCCTCGTCGCCCGTCTATGCCAGCGATCCGCGCTTCGATTACTATCATGGAGCCGTCAAGAGCGGGGGAACACATATTACCGCCCCTTTTATCGATCCATTAACACATCAGCCGATGCTGTCCATCAGCACCCCCGTATATGACGGGGAGGATCAGCTGCTGGGCGTGGCCGGCATTGACGTCCATTATAACGATTTGCAGCAGGTCGGCTTGCGGCTCAGTTTCCATCCGGAAAGCAAGACCTTGCTCATTACGAGAGACGGGGATCTGCTGTATGACCCGGATAAGCGGCATACGATCTTCGCCAATCTGTATCGGGACTTCGACGAAGATCTCATTCCGATATTCGAGCAGGTCAAAAAAGATATTACGCAGACCGCAGAGACGACATCGATGACGACATATCAGGACACGAATATGATTGTGTTTACGGTCGGCTTGAAAGAAGCGGAGTGGATTGCGATGATTATGCTCCCGGCCGCGGTAATCGACTCCGTTCTTTACCGGGTCGCTTGGGTGACATTCGGCACCTTCACGCTGGTTGCGGTTGTCGTCGCACTGCTTCTGCATATGTGGATCCGCCGCCTCATCCATCGGCCTTTGCGGCGTCTGGTCGATGCCTCGTCCCGGCTGGCGAGAGGGGATTACAATGTGCGGGTGGAGCTGGATCAGCATAATGAATTCCGGCTGCTTGGCGAGCATATGAACCGGATGACCGATTCGCTTCACAAGCAAGTTCAGCTTGAGCAGGAGATGAAGCGGATGGGCGCCTTGAAGGTTGTGGGCGAGATGGCGGCGGCCATCAGCCATGAGATACGCAATCCGTTGACGACGGTCAAAGGATTTCTGCAGCTGCTCCGCAGCAAGCCGGAGCATGCCAAGGAGCACGTTTATTTCGAGACGATGATGGAAGAGATCGAGCGTGCGAACTCCATCATTACGGAATATTTGACGTTGGCTCAGCACAAAGTCGCGGAATTCCGCAAGCAATCATTGAACGAGGTGATAACTCATATTTATCCGCTCGTGCAGGCGGCGGCGACGACGGATTGTCAGGAGATCCGGCTGGAGCTCAATCCGGTGCCGGAATTCGAGATGGATGAAAAAGAAATTCGCCAGCTGCTGCACAATCTGATCCGCAACGGGTTGGAGGCGATGGAAGCAAATCAGACGCTGACCGTTCGGACCTGGAATGATGAGCGGGCGGTACATCTTGAGGTTGAGGATGAAGGACCCGGCTTCGATTCCGCCGTATTGCAGTCGGCGGGAACCCCTTTCCTGACCACGAAAGCGGGCGGAACCGGCTTGGGGCTGTCCATCTGCTATCGTATCGTGCATCGTCATCGGGGAAGCATGGAAATCTCCTCCGTTCCGGGCAAGACGCTCATACATATCCGGTTTCCGCTCATTCCAGAGAAGCCTGAACCTGTTCAGTGA
- a CDS encoding sensor histidine kinase, with amino-acid sequence MHYFIVVFLTMLILEAIFLIAVRSYYYDSISNHMSSHLSVTTSLYQQGNAGVNTEDRSWLPVLLKQYNMKKAEVQILNPQGEVLISSSYFRVDKPVATADVLSAQSGTMGQWIGKQPGTGEAVMSIASPIYAKGDIVYIVRLVTSLDLVNARINSIVLLSVVIAIAVLIVVLIISIGLANSIVKPINEITSASAQMAKGRFDVRIKEEYKYEIGELARTLNFMAHEIVRSNQLKNDFVSSISHELRTPLTGIKGWSETLLSGQFEEEESKLGMNVILKETDRLIGLVEELLDFSKLQENKLQFNWSPVCLSGILEDTVLQVKMKAEQKQIHIEVRSRGAEQPISGDANRLKQVFLNLIDNAVKFSPNESVITVHSTWDEDKVVVRIVDQGIGISKEHLAKVMDKFYQVNPSHGGTGLGLAITYELVKAHHGDMSIDSKPDVGTTVIVTLPIHQPAASEPEDEKQ; translated from the coding sequence ATGCACTATTTTATCGTCGTGTTTTTGACGATGCTTATTTTGGAGGCGATATTTCTTATCGCTGTCCGCTCCTATTATTATGATTCGATTTCTAACCATATGTCGTCTCATTTGAGTGTCACTACATCGCTCTACCAGCAAGGCAACGCGGGGGTCAATACGGAAGACCGGAGCTGGCTCCCCGTGCTGCTGAAGCAATACAATATGAAGAAAGCGGAAGTGCAGATTCTCAACCCCCAGGGCGAGGTGCTGATATCGTCCAGCTATTTCCGGGTGGACAAGCCGGTCGCCACGGCCGACGTTCTCAGTGCCCAGAGCGGCACGATGGGGCAATGGATTGGCAAGCAGCCGGGGACGGGAGAGGCGGTGATGTCGATCGCGTCACCGATCTATGCGAAGGGAGATATCGTCTACATCGTCCGTCTGGTGACTTCGCTGGATTTGGTCAATGCCCGCATTAACAGCATTGTGCTGCTGTCTGTTGTTATTGCGATCGCGGTTCTCATCGTCGTGCTCATCATCAGCATCGGCCTGGCGAATTCCATCGTGAAGCCGATTAATGAGATTACGAGCGCTTCCGCGCAGATGGCGAAGGGGCGCTTCGATGTTCGCATCAAAGAAGAATACAAATATGAGATCGGCGAGCTGGCCCGGACGCTCAACTTCATGGCTCATGAGATCGTCCGCAGCAATCAGCTCAAGAATGACTTCGTCTCCTCGATCTCGCATGAGCTGCGAACGCCGCTGACCGGGATTAAGGGGTGGAGCGAGACGCTTCTCTCCGGGCAGTTCGAGGAAGAAGAGAGCAAGCTGGGGATGAACGTCATCCTGAAGGAGACTGATCGGCTCATCGGTCTGGTCGAGGAACTGCTTGACTTCTCGAAGCTGCAGGAGAACAAGCTGCAATTCAACTGGTCGCCGGTCTGCCTGTCGGGAATATTGGAAGACACGGTGCTGCAGGTAAAAATGAAGGCCGAGCAGAAGCAGATTCATATTGAGGTGCGTTCCCGCGGCGCGGAGCAGCCTATCTCTGGCGATGCGAACCGGTTGAAACAGGTGTTCCTCAATCTGATCGACAATGCGGTCAAGTTCTCGCCGAATGAATCGGTCATTACGGTCCATTCGACTTGGGACGAGGACAAAGTAGTCGTGCGCATCGTGGATCAGGGCATTGGCATCAGCAAAGAGCATTTGGCCAAGGTCATGGATAAGTTCTATCAGGTGAACCCGAGCCATGGGGGCACGGGCTTGGGCTTGGCCATTACGTATGAGCTGGTGAAGGCGCATCATGGCGATATGAGCATCGACAGCAAGCCGGATGTAGGCACGACGGTGATTGTGACGCTTCCGATTCATCAGCCGGCCGCTAGCGAACCGGAGGACGAGAAACAGTGA
- a CDS encoding response regulator transcription factor — MTKILILEDEESIRSFIVINLKRNGFDVVEAANGNDAYQILVNDTTIDIALLDVMVPGIDGFEVCRRVRQFNERMGIIFLTAKVQEQDKVYALSVGADDHVSKPFSPTELVARIQSLLRRVNAYQQPAQKVVYHSGPFTLDLIAKRFTKHNQSIDLTPTEFSLVQFFMEKEDMTLSRDVLLDYVWGKDYMGDPKIVDVNIRRLRQKIEDEPSSPKYLETVWGHGYKWKGSSSC; from the coding sequence ATGACGAAGATACTCATTCTGGAAGATGAAGAATCCATTCGCAGCTTTATTGTCATCAACCTGAAGCGCAACGGATTCGATGTGGTGGAGGCCGCTAACGGCAACGATGCCTACCAGATTCTAGTTAATGACACGACGATTGATATTGCCCTGCTCGACGTGATGGTTCCGGGCATTGACGGCTTTGAGGTTTGCCGCCGGGTCCGTCAGTTCAATGAACGGATGGGCATCATTTTCCTGACGGCCAAGGTTCAGGAGCAGGACAAGGTATACGCGTTGTCGGTCGGCGCCGACGATCACGTGAGCAAGCCGTTCAGCCCGACGGAGCTGGTGGCCCGCATTCAGTCTCTCCTGCGCCGGGTCAACGCTTATCAGCAGCCTGCGCAGAAAGTCGTCTATCATTCGGGGCCGTTCACGCTCGATCTGATTGCGAAGCGGTTCACGAAGCATAATCAATCGATTGATCTGACTCCGACGGAGTTCTCGCTGGTGCAGTTCTTCATGGAGAAGGAAGATATGACATTAAGCCGCGATGTGCTGCTTGATTATGTATGGGGCAAAGATTATATGGGCGATCCGAAGATTGTCGATGTCAATATCCGCCGCCTGCGGCAGAAAATCGAGGACGAGCCTTCGTCGCCTAAATATTTGGAAACAGTCTGGGGACATGGATACAAATGGAAAGGTTCCTCTTCATGCTAA
- a CDS encoding DUF3298 and DUF4163 domain-containing protein, whose product MTTSTEADATTMYPLPVQVDTYVIRRPKLTVYVPQIRGRDGVEAVSRINVAIRRQAVRLIRMTGYGEAPETEVTGSYETKLNERHYLSLTLIVYGYTAHAAHGMTYQAGMTMDVRNGRELKLADLFKPGAPYVKVLSDHVAAQIKARDIPVLEPFTEIRPDQDFYMTDKELVLFFGLYELAPYAYGFQYFPISIYTLQDIKAENGMIDALWY is encoded by the coding sequence ATGACCACATCAACGGAAGCGGATGCCACGACGATGTATCCGCTGCCGGTCCAGGTGGATACGTATGTCATCCGCAGACCGAAGCTGACCGTCTACGTGCCTCAGATTCGGGGCCGTGACGGGGTCGAAGCGGTATCCCGCATCAATGTGGCGATTCGCCGCCAGGCGGTCCGGCTCATCCGGATGACCGGGTACGGAGAAGCGCCGGAGACGGAGGTAACGGGCTCCTATGAGACCAAGCTGAATGAACGCCATTATCTCAGCCTCACTCTCATCGTCTATGGATATACGGCTCATGCCGCGCACGGGATGACGTATCAGGCCGGAATGACGATGGATGTCCGGAACGGGCGGGAGCTGAAGCTGGCGGATCTTTTCAAGCCGGGAGCCCCTTATGTGAAGGTGCTGTCGGACCATGTAGCCGCCCAGATTAAGGCGCGCGACATTCCCGTATTGGAGCCGTTCACCGAGATTCGGCCGGATCAAGATTTTTATATGACGGACAAGGAGCTTGTCCTCTTCTTCGGCTTGTATGAGCTGGCTCCATACGCCTACGGCTTTCAATATTTCCCGATCTCCATCTATACGCTGCAGGATATCAAGGCGGAGAATGGAATGATCGACGCGCTATGGTATTAG
- a CDS encoding phosphonate ABC transporter ATP-binding protein yields the protein MIKVERLVKRYPPAPPILDRLSFELEPGEFVGVIGPSGSGKSTLLKCIAMRESWTSGKYNVDGVNIFENQVNGKRKVMREFAYLEQNPVLNLNRKVLKNVLIGRFHQTPLWRMALGIVRSDDYMGAMDTLEMLGLLDKAHEETSKLSGGERQRVAIARALVHGANVLLADEPVLGLDPKAAESVLETFRGLCQRERKIVIAVFHQAELAEKYATRIWGMKEGRIAVDVKGRRLLQSEKSLIQ from the coding sequence ATGATTAAAGTAGAACGTCTGGTCAAGCGGTATCCGCCGGCCCCGCCGATATTGGATCGGCTGAGCTTCGAGCTCGAGCCTGGCGAGTTCGTCGGCGTCATCGGTCCAAGCGGCAGCGGCAAATCGACGCTGCTCAAATGCATCGCGATGCGCGAGAGCTGGACGAGCGGCAAGTATAACGTCGACGGTGTCAATATTTTCGAGAATCAGGTCAACGGCAAGCGCAAGGTGATGCGCGAGTTCGCTTATCTGGAACAGAATCCGGTCCTCAATCTGAATCGAAAAGTGCTGAAGAATGTGCTTATCGGGCGCTTCCATCAGACGCCGCTCTGGCGGATGGCTCTCGGCATCGTTCGTTCGGATGATTATATGGGCGCGATGGACACGCTTGAGATGCTCGGCTTATTGGACAAGGCGCATGAGGAGACAAGCAAGCTCAGCGGCGGGGAGCGCCAGCGTGTCGCCATCGCGAGGGCCCTCGTGCACGGGGCCAACGTCCTCTTGGCGGACGAGCCGGTCCTCGGCCTGGATCCGAAGGCCGCCGAGTCGGTGCTGGAGACGTTCCGCGGCTTGTGTCAGCGGGAGCGGAAGATCGTAATCGCCGTATTCCATCAAGCCGAGCTGGCCGAGAAGTATGCGACCCGCATCTGGGGAATGAAGGAAGGACGGATCGCGGTCGACGTGAAGGGACGCCGCCTGCTCCAATCGGAGAAGTCGCTTATCCAGTAG
- a CDS encoding MFS transporter: MQFFILIIVVTFTGLSQGMLLPLLTIFLERMGVPSDLNALNATALYVGVFAMMFAVERILLRVGYKRMLLGGLIVVTAAIVLFPLLPNIYVWFALRMIVGLGDSALHYATQLWAVSVSPAHRRGRNISLYGMAYGLGFSFGPLGINLLRVHDSAPFLVMAALFLVVIGLVMFVLPNQPVEGLHEGARPEKRYARSYQWAWFALLPAFLYGYMEASMNSNFPIYALRIGLEEHWISFLLPFFGIGGLILQLPLGILSDKFDRKKVLMACGLTGGAGFLLIPFAGTSVWGILILFLLVGGLVGSFFSLGLAYAADILPKAYLPSANVIASVHFSLGSIIGPNLAGLGLQYVSMGSMFYLLGLWYIGFSLLGFIFKRQAKTLAS, encoded by the coding sequence ATGCAATTTTTCATTCTTATTATTGTGGTCACATTTACCGGATTGAGTCAAGGAATGCTGCTCCCGCTCTTAACGATCTTTCTGGAGCGGATGGGCGTCCCTTCCGATCTGAACGCGCTGAATGCGACAGCTTTGTACGTCGGCGTCTTCGCCATGATGTTCGCTGTCGAGCGAATCCTGCTCCGGGTAGGATACAAGCGGATGCTTCTCGGCGGGCTCATCGTCGTCACGGCGGCCATCGTGCTCTTCCCGCTGCTGCCCAATATCTATGTCTGGTTCGCGCTGCGGATGATTGTCGGCCTGGGGGACAGCGCCCTGCATTACGCGACCCAGCTGTGGGCGGTCTCCGTCAGCCCGGCTCACCGGCGGGGACGGAATATTTCGCTGTACGGGATGGCCTATGGGCTTGGCTTCAGCTTCGGTCCGCTCGGCATTAATCTGCTCCGGGTGCATGATTCCGCGCCGTTCCTGGTAATGGCCGCGCTGTTCCTCGTCGTCATCGGGCTCGTGATGTTCGTGCTGCCGAACCAGCCGGTGGAAGGCTTGCATGAAGGCGCCCGTCCCGAGAAGCGGTATGCCCGTTCATATCAATGGGCCTGGTTCGCGCTGCTGCCCGCCTTCTTGTACGGCTATATGGAAGCATCGATGAACAGCAACTTCCCGATCTATGCGCTGCGCATCGGCCTGGAGGAGCATTGGATCTCCTTCCTGCTGCCGTTTTTCGGCATCGGGGGCCTTATCCTTCAGCTTCCGCTCGGCATACTGAGCGACAAGTTCGACCGCAAAAAGGTATTGATGGCGTGCGGCCTGACCGGAGGAGCGGGATTCCTCCTCATCCCGTTCGCCGGAACGAGCGTCTGGGGAATTTTGATTCTATTCCTGTTGGTCGGCGGATTGGTCGGCTCCTTCTTCTCGCTAGGCTTGGCCTATGCCGCGGATATTTTGCCGAAGGCATACTTGCCTTCCGCGAATGTGATCGCATCCGTACACTTCAGCCTGGGCAGTATTATCGGGCCGAACCTGGCCGGCTTGGGGCTGCAGTACGTGTCGATGGGCAGCATGTTCTACCTGCTTGGCCTCTGGTACATCGGCTTCTCGCTGCTCGGCTTCATCTTCAAGCGGCAGGCAAAAACGCTTGCAAGTTAG
- a CDS encoding ArsR/SmtB family transcription factor — MTYHVRIDYSSVYELIGSFMLFVHRKWIRNVENGMEWARGIEQQLPPQWNAYSEKMRKHSLSDFDMLYALALERNHNDIPSYLEQLERLTPDEWDRVRQENGLRLHSFRLERCLELYVPALRFWYEHYIRRSLPEWEPILLHDAEEKRRLLDKIQPQDLIELATNGVVIPEHESVDEVILAPMWHYRPINNNCTFRRRILVLYPVDKPEPDLMIPSHNLRRMTEALADEKRLRILRLVGQKPYTFEEIQEYIPLSTGALKHHLAVLRSAGYIRTYWNGKVQRIALRPEGLADLSAFLEAYIHS; from the coding sequence ATGACCTACCATGTTCGTATCGACTACTCATCGGTATATGAACTTATTGGAAGCTTTATGTTGTTCGTTCACCGGAAGTGGATCCGCAACGTAGAGAACGGAATGGAATGGGCGCGCGGCATCGAGCAGCAGCTCCCTCCGCAGTGGAATGCGTACAGCGAGAAGATGCGGAAGCATTCGTTAAGCGACTTCGACATGCTCTACGCGCTGGCGCTGGAGCGGAACCATAACGATATTCCTTCCTATCTCGAGCAGCTGGAACGGCTGACACCGGACGAGTGGGACAGGGTCAGACAAGAGAATGGGCTGCGCCTGCACTCCTTCCGGCTGGAACGCTGCCTGGAGCTGTATGTTCCGGCGCTCCGATTCTGGTATGAACACTATATCCGTCGCTCGCTCCCGGAATGGGAACCGATACTTCTGCATGACGCGGAAGAGAAGCGGCGGTTGTTGGACAAAATACAGCCTCAGGATCTCATCGAGCTGGCCACGAACGGCGTCGTCATTCCGGAGCACGAGTCGGTTGACGAAGTGATTCTTGCCCCGATGTGGCACTATCGTCCGATTAATAATAACTGTACGTTCCGAAGACGGATTCTCGTCCTCTACCCGGTGGACAAGCCGGAACCGGATCTGATGATTCCGTCGCACAACCTGCGCCGCATGACCGAAGCATTGGCTGACGAGAAGCGGCTGCGCATCTTGCGTCTGGTCGGACAGAAGCCGTATACATTCGAGGAGATCCAGGAGTATATACCGCTGTCGACGGGGGCGCTCAAGCATCATCTGGCGGTCCTGCGCTCCGCGGGCTATATCCGGACGTACTGGAACGGCAAGGTGCAGCGGATCGCGCTGCGGCCGGAAGGGCTTGCGGATTTATCCGCTTTTCTCGAGGCCTACATACATTCATGA
- a CDS encoding HAD family hydrolase: MTVMPRQTILFDLDDTLVHCNKYFDIVIQQFLDTMMTWFAPWKLPAEDIRAVQVRIDIAGVQDNGFQSEHFPRSFIQTYDHFTALTGRASSADESELLWKLGMSVYEFEIEPYPGMIETLDRLRDDGHELFLYTGGEQVIQERKIAQMKLSDYFGDRIFIRRHKTADALSSIVREQGFPAESTWMIGNSLRTDVIPALRSGLNAIYLKQANEWAFNIVDIDAEPNGAFETIEQLTDVPRVIRNWILTPR, from the coding sequence ATGACCGTGATGCCGAGACAGACGATATTATTCGATCTGGACGATACGCTCGTCCATTGCAACAAATATTTTGACATCGTCATCCAACAATTTCTCGATACGATGATGACGTGGTTCGCGCCGTGGAAGCTGCCGGCCGAGGATATCCGCGCGGTGCAGGTCCGCATCGATATTGCCGGCGTGCAGGACAACGGCTTTCAGAGCGAGCATTTCCCTCGCTCGTTCATCCAGACCTACGATCACTTCACTGCGTTGACCGGACGAGCCTCGTCCGCCGACGAGTCCGAGCTGCTCTGGAAGCTGGGGATGAGCGTCTACGAATTCGAGATCGAGCCTTATCCCGGCATGATCGAGACGCTCGATCGGCTGCGGGATGACGGGCATGAACTCTTCCTGTATACCGGCGGGGAACAAGTGATTCAAGAGCGCAAAATCGCGCAAATGAAGCTGTCCGACTATTTCGGAGATCGGATATTCATTCGCCGGCATAAGACAGCGGACGCGCTGTCCTCCATCGTGCGGGAACAAGGCTTCCCGGCCGAGAGCACCTGGATGATCGGCAATTCGCTGCGAACCGACGTGATTCCCGCCCTGCGGAGCGGCCTGAATGCCATTTACTTGAAGCAGGCGAACGAATGGGCATTTAACATTGTCGATATCGATGCCGAGCCGAACGGCGCTTTTGAGACCATCGAGCAATTGACTGACGTGCCTCGCGTCATTCGCAACTGGATATTGACCCCGCGGTAA